A part of Nesterenkonia lutea genomic DNA contains:
- the thiD gene encoding bifunctional hydroxymethylpyrimidine kinase/phosphomethylpyrimidine kinase → MTETTARPAMTLTIAGSEATGGAGAQADLKTFQELGTFGMVALTCIVSFNPKDNWNHRFVPVETQVISDQLEAIFGNYGPEALDAVKLGMMGSPATISTVAAAVAERKPRHLVLDPVLICKGQEPGHAQDTDNALKAELLPLATFVTPNHFETEQLSGMKVESLEDLQAAAAEIHRVSGAAVLAKGGVRLAGSDAVDVFVDAEGMEVLSAPKIGEHAVSGAGCSLAAAITAELAKGYSAREAARRAKAFVTAGIRQRVAGNTPFDALWQGGLRR, encoded by the coding sequence ATGACTGAGACCACTGCACGCCCGGCAATGACTCTGACCATCGCAGGATCCGAAGCCACCGGCGGAGCTGGAGCGCAGGCCGACCTGAAGACTTTTCAGGAACTGGGCACCTTCGGGATGGTGGCGCTGACCTGCATCGTGTCCTTCAATCCGAAGGACAACTGGAATCACCGCTTCGTGCCGGTGGAGACCCAGGTGATCTCCGATCAGCTCGAGGCTATCTTCGGCAACTACGGTCCTGAAGCGCTGGACGCGGTCAAGCTGGGCATGATGGGCTCACCGGCGACCATCTCCACCGTGGCCGCCGCCGTCGCCGAGCGGAAGCCCCGTCACCTGGTGCTGGATCCGGTGCTGATCTGCAAGGGACAGGAACCGGGCCACGCCCAGGACACAGACAACGCGCTCAAGGCCGAGCTGCTGCCCCTGGCCACCTTCGTCACGCCGAATCACTTTGAGACCGAGCAGCTCTCCGGGATGAAGGTGGAGTCCCTGGAGGATCTGCAGGCCGCCGCCGCCGAGATACACCGTGTCTCCGGGGCAGCTGTCCTCGCCAAGGGCGGTGTCCGGCTCGCCGGGTCTGACGCGGTGGACGTGTTCGTCGATGCCGAAGGCATGGAGGTGTTGTCCGCGCCGAAGATCGGGGAGCATGCGGTCTCCGGCGCCGGCTGCTCGCTGGCCGCGGCGATCACCGCGGAACTGGCCAAGGGGTACTCCGCGCGGGAGGCGGCGCGCCGAGCGAAGGCTTTCGTCACCGCGGGGATCCGCCAGCGGGTCGCCGGGAACACGCCTTTCGATGCGCTCTGGCAGGGCGGTCTGCGCCGCTGA